From the genome of Marixanthomonas ophiurae, one region includes:
- the nusB gene encoding transcription antitermination factor NusB, which yields MLTRRHIRVKVLQSTYAFFQSEHQDLDKQEKFLLYSMDQMQDLYVLLLQLMVEVKDHAENFLQKSQQKHLATAEEKNPNRNFVDNKVIQLIEANPNLAEILKNKKLNYWQDDNEYINIIFNALKEKDFYQEYISKKEVSFKEDRDFIVKFYKEVVAPDEKLYDYLEDKRLTWLDDFPLVNTAMVKMLSKISEKNVATILVPSLYKNDDDREFALQLLRKVILNNEKLDNEIDGKTPNWDKDRIAHIDMIILKIGISEFLYFPSIPERATINECLEISKEYSTPKSSSFINGILDKLVKEYTKEGKLNKLGRGLQ from the coding sequence ATGCTCACAAGAAGACATATTAGGGTCAAAGTTTTACAGTCAACTTACGCTTTTTTTCAAAGCGAACATCAAGACCTTGACAAGCAGGAAAAATTTCTATTGTACAGCATGGATCAAATGCAAGACTTGTATGTTTTGCTGCTTCAATTAATGGTTGAAGTAAAGGATCACGCTGAAAATTTTCTTCAGAAATCACAACAAAAACATTTGGCAACAGCCGAAGAGAAAAATCCGAATCGAAACTTTGTTGATAATAAAGTAATTCAGCTTATTGAAGCAAATCCAAATCTTGCTGAAATACTGAAGAATAAAAAACTGAATTATTGGCAAGATGACAATGAATATATCAATATTATATTCAATGCATTAAAAGAGAAGGATTTTTATCAAGAGTATATTTCCAAAAAGGAGGTTTCATTTAAAGAGGATAGGGATTTTATTGTTAAGTTTTATAAAGAAGTAGTAGCTCCTGACGAAAAGCTTTACGACTACTTGGAAGATAAACGCTTAACGTGGTTGGACGATTTTCCATTGGTAAATACTGCAATGGTAAAAATGCTTTCTAAAATTTCAGAAAAAAATGTAGCTACTATTTTGGTTCCATCTTTGTATAAAAATGACGATGACCGTGAGTTTGCTCTACAATTGCTTCGGAAAGTAATACTGAACAATGAAAAACTGGATAATGAAATAGATGGCAAAACACCAAATTGGGATAAAGATCGTATTGCGCATATTGATATGATTATTCTTAAAATTGGTATTTCAGAATTTCTGTATTTCCCTTCTATTCCAGAACGTGCTACTATAAACGAATGTCTTGAGATATCAAAAGAATACTCAACGCCTAAAAGTAGTAGCTTTATTAACGGAATATTGGATAAGCTTGTAAAAGAATATACAAAAGAAGGTAAACTGAATAAATTAGGCCGAGGCCTTCAATAG
- a CDS encoding DUF1573 domain-containing protein, giving the protein MKKSILILAVLSAFAFTSCKEKASDKVNEENVAAAADRDADASKFPVMKFEKTEYDFGTIAKGEKVEHEFKFTNTGDAPLVIVNATSSCGCTVPEYSKEAIAPGEDGKLLVKYDGSGVNQVSKTVTIVANTEKGKETLKIKAFVTPKNGANEGQNMLKTS; this is encoded by the coding sequence ATGAAAAAATCGATTTTAATTTTAGCTGTATTATCTGCTTTTGCATTTACATCGTGTAAAGAAAAAGCTTCAGATAAAGTAAATGAAGAAAATGTAGCAGCAGCTGCAGACCGTGATGCAGACGCATCTAAATTTCCGGTCATGAAATTTGAAAAAACAGAATATGACTTCGGAACTATTGCCAAGGGTGAGAAAGTAGAACACGAATTTAAATTCACTAACACTGGCGATGCTCCTTTAGTAATTGTTAATGCTACTAGTAGCTGTGGTTGTACTGTGCCAGAATATTCAAAAGAAGCGATAGCACCGGGTGAAGACGGAAAGCTTTTAGTTAAATATGATGGTAGTGGAGTTAATCAAGTGAGCAAAACTGTAACTATTGTTGCTAATACAGAAAAAGGAAAAGAGACCTTAAAAATTAAAGCCTTTGTAACGCCTAAAAACGGAGCTAATGAAGGTCAAAACATGCTTAAAACGAGCTAA
- the yajC gene encoding preprotein translocase subunit YajC, producing the protein MEQIQGFLPIILLFAVMYLFLIRPQMKKQKQEKKFAKEIKKGDKVITKSGMHGKILDLNDDGTCIIETGAGKMKFERSALSMEMSEKMNAPKTPAKKEKK; encoded by the coding sequence ATGGAACAAATTCAAGGCTTTCTTCCTATTATCTTATTGTTTGCTGTGATGTATCTTTTTTTAATACGTCCGCAAATGAAAAAGCAAAAGCAAGAAAAAAAGTTTGCTAAAGAAATTAAAAAAGGGGATAAAGTAATCACCAAAAGCGGGATGCACGGTAAAATTTTAGATTTAAATGACGATGGTACCTGTATTATCGAAACCGGTGCCGGTAAAATGAAATTTGAACGTTCTGCTCTTTCTATGGAAATGAGCGAAAAGATGAACGCTCCCAAGACTCCTGCTAAAAAGGAAAAGAAATAG